AACGACATCCATTTCCTGCTGAACCACGAGCGGGGCGGCCACTCGGCCGAGTTCGCCAAGCGACACGGCCCGTCGATCAGCGCCATGGGCTGGCGAGTGGACGATGCACAGGCCGCCCTGGCTGCGGCCGTGGCGCGCGGTGCGGTGGAGGTGCCGGCGTCGATGAAGGACCACCCCTATCCCGCGATCTGGGGTATTGGCGAGAGCCTGATCTACTTCATCGATGTGCCGCGGGCTGGGCAGCCCTCGCTCTACGAGCGCGACTTTGTGGCCCTGGAGCAGCCGTTGATCCAGGCTCACAAGGGCTTCACCGTGGTGGACCACCTGACCAACAACGTGCCCCCGGGCGAGCAGGACAAGTGGGCGCGCTTCTACAAGCACATCTTCGGTTTCACCGAAGTGCGCTACTTCGACATCCAGGGCGTCAAGACCGGGCTGACCAGCTTTGCACTGCGCTCGCCCGATGGCAGCTTCTGCATCCCTATCAATCAGCCCAAGGATGACAAGGACCAGATCGCCGAGTACTTGCGCGAGTACAAGGGGCCGGGCGTTCAGCACCTGGCCTTCCTGACGGATGACATCCTGGCCTCGCTCGATGCGCTCAAGGGCCCGACCGCCAGTCCGATCGAAACCTTGGACATCGATGCCGACTACTACCGCGAGGTGTTCGAGCGCGTGCCCGGCGTGCGCGAGGACCACGCACGCATTGAGCAGCACCAGGTGCTGGTGGACGGCGACGAGAGCGGCTATCTGCTGCAGATCTTCACCAAGAACCTGATCGGGCCGATCTTCATCGAGATCATCCAGCGCCAAAACAACCTGGGCTTTGGCGAAGGCAACTTCGGCGCCTTGTTCCGCTCGCTGGAAAAGGATCAAGAGAAGCGAGGGGTTCTGTGATGTTGCAAGGCATTCACCACGCGGCCTACCGCTGCCGCGACGCGCAGGAAACTGTGGCTTTCTACAAGCAGGCCCTGGACATGGATCTGCTGCTGGCCATCTCCGAAGACCGGGTGCCCAGCACCAAGGAGCCGGACCCCTATATGCACATCTTCCTGGACGCCGGTCGGGGCAATGTGCTGGCTTTCTTCGAGCTACCCAACAGCCCCGCCATGGGGCGCGATGAGGCCACGCCGGCCTGGGTGCAGCACATCGCCTTCCAGGTGGCGGACCTGGACACCTTGGCCCAGGCCAAGGCGAAGCTGGAGGCGCTGGGCCTGGACGTGGTGGGCCCGACCAATCACGCGATCTTCCAGTCGATTTACTTTCACGACCCCAACGGCCACCGCATTGAACTGGCGGCCAATACCGTCAAGCCCGGTGACCTGGAGCGTCTGCGCGAGGTGGCGCCGGCCATGATGGAGGAGTGGGGCCAAACCCGCCGTACCGTGAAGCAGGCGGCCTGGTTGCACGAGGCGGAGTTCTCGGCCTCCTAGAGCC
Above is a window of Inhella inkyongensis DNA encoding:
- the hppD gene encoding 4-hydroxyphenylpyruvate dioxygenase, translated to MSISNPCGLRGIEFTEFCGPDQDYLESLFWAFGFSKLRRHPEKAIHYFRQNDIHFLLNHERGGHSAEFAKRHGPSISAMGWRVDDAQAALAAAVARGAVEVPASMKDHPYPAIWGIGESLIYFIDVPRAGQPSLYERDFVALEQPLIQAHKGFTVVDHLTNNVPPGEQDKWARFYKHIFGFTEVRYFDIQGVKTGLTSFALRSPDGSFCIPINQPKDDKDQIAEYLREYKGPGVQHLAFLTDDILASLDALKGPTASPIETLDIDADYYREVFERVPGVREDHARIEQHQVLVDGDESGYLLQIFTKNLIGPIFIEIIQRQNNLGFGEGNFGALFRSLEKDQEKRGVL
- a CDS encoding VOC family protein: MMLQGIHHAAYRCRDAQETVAFYKQALDMDLLLAISEDRVPSTKEPDPYMHIFLDAGRGNVLAFFELPNSPAMGRDEATPAWVQHIAFQVADLDTLAQAKAKLEALGLDVVGPTNHAIFQSIYFHDPNGHRIELAANTVKPGDLERLREVAPAMMEEWGQTRRTVKQAAWLHEAEFSAS